From Microbacterium rhizosphaerae:
CGAGATCCTCGTCGCCCCCTCCACCGACCCGGGGTGGACGCCGCTGTTCCTCACCGCCGGCGGCCTCGTGATGGAGATGGGCGGCGCGAACAGCCACGGCGCCGTCGTCGCGCGGGAGTACGGCATCCCCGCCGTCGTCGGCGTCGCCCGCGCCACCGAGGCCATCCGCACCGGCGACGAGGTCACGGTCGACGGAGCCGGCGGTGTCGTGTCGATCACCGCCGGGGCCGAGGTGACGACGCCGGCGTGATCGCCGCATCCCGAGCCCCTGTCGGGAACCGATCGCACCACGTACAGTGAGCCTGTGAAGCGGAGCTGGCCTTACCTCGTGCCGGGCGTGATCCTCGCCCTCATCGGCCTGGTGTGGACCCTGCAGGGCATGAACGTGCTGCGAGGGTCGGTGATGAGCGGGTCGCCGCTGTGGGGCACGATCGGCCCGATCGTGCTCGTGATCGGCGTCGTGCTGATCGTCATCGGCATCGTCGTCGCCGCGCGGCGACGGCGCGCCGGGTCGTAAGTCAGCCTCGCGACCGAGAGCCGCTCATGCGGCGAGGTTCGGGCTTTCGGAGCGGCGATCCCGATCGGGGCCGCCGGTCGTAGCATCGGCGCCGTACACGTGTCACGACGCGGATTCGACCTCGAACCCGTCGGCGCCCGGATCGGGCCAGCCCGTCGGGAAGCCGTCGATGCTGTACCCGTTCTTCTCGTGCTGATATCGTCGCAGGCCGTCCGGGCCCTTGTGAGCGGCCCACGAGTCCATGAGCGTCCGCTGCTCCTGGTAGTCGAAGAGCGGCACGCCGAAGCCGCACGAGGTCTGAACGAGATCGATGTCGACGTCGAAGATGTTCCGCGCGCCCCGCATGGGCGGGAGGAGCCCGACGAGCTCCTCCCACTCCGTGTCGCCCTCGTGGATCGCGCGCGCCGTGCCGTAGAGGCGCAGGATGAGCGGCTTGCCCGACAGCGCACAGAACATCAGCGTCATCCGCGGCGAATCGAGGATGTGCGCTGCGGACTCATTGCCGCTGCCCGTGCCGTTGAGCCACACGACGCGGTTCGGCCCGAGGACGCGCAGCGAGTCCAATCCCTTCGGCGACACGTTGACCCGCCCGTCGCGGGCGGCGGTCGCGACGAAGAACATGTGCTGCGCCGCGATGAACCGGCCGAGCCGATCGCTGATCTCGCCGAACTGAGTCGCGACGGGTCCATTCTCGCAGTCGGCGGTGCGCCGGCGCATCGGCGCCTCGGCGTCCGTCAGTCGATGGCGCTGATCGTCCAGCCCGCCTCGAAGGACTGCCCGGGCTCGATCACGACGAGGCCGGTGTCGAACGGGTACACGGGCGCGTTGAACGCATCGGGGGCACAGGTCATGGGCTCGACGGCCAGGCCGGCGCGGTGCGCCGGGTTCGCCGGATCGAGGTCGGCGGTGTGGATCTGCACCCAGGGGCACGCCGCATCCCAGCGCATCGCCACACCGCGGCCGTCGGCATCCGTCAGCCGGACCGTCGCGATCCCCGCGTCATCCCGCTGCAGGTCGGTGTAGGCATGATCGATCGCGGCACCGGCGATCGTCCGCGGAATGCGGAAGTCGAACCGCTGCGGGTCGCCGTCGTCGACGGGACGCAGGACGGTCGGCGCGAGCCGCTCGTCGACGTGCAGGACGGATGCGGCGGGCAGGTCGAGCGTCCAGTCGTCGACGCGGCCCGCCCCGGCGACGAGGTAGGGATGCGGGCCGGTGCCGAACGGTGCCGGCTCGTCGCTCAGGTTCGTGGCGCGAACGGTCTGCACGAGACCGTCGGCGCTCAGCGTGAACGTCGTCTCGATCCCGACGCGGTACGGGTAGCCGGTCTGGGCCTCGACAACGGCCTCGAGCCGCACCCGATCCTCGCCGACGGACACGGCGCGGTAGTCGAGCCACACGGCGAGGCCGTGCAGGGAGTGGCCGCGCGCGGGCTCGGTCAGCGGAAGCTGCTCCTCCTGCCCGCCGAACGTGTACCGCCCGTCGACAACGCGGTTGGGCCAGGGCACCAGCGTCACGCCGCGGTAGCCCGGGCGCAGCGCGTCTGCCTCGTACGGCACGACGAGATCGCGTCCGTTGTGCTGGAACGAGCGCAGCGAGGCGCCGATGCTCGCCACGACGGCCGTGTCGGCGCCGCGGGTCAGCGTGAACTGCGTGCCCGAGAGCGGCGCGGGCATCAGCGGCCCCGCCCTTCGGCTCGAGCCGTCGGGACGACCATCGACGTCGGTCGGGGGTGAAGGAGACGCATGACAGCATCCTCTCGCACCCGCCGCCGCCCGATTCGCCACGTTGCGGACGACGGGTTCACCCACCCAGGCGATCGAGCGCGGTCCGCGCGGCCTCGAGGTCACGCTGCGCCCCGGCGACCGCGTCGCCCGCGGCCGTCCGGCGCTCGTCGAGCTCGGGGGCGCGGGACTTCGCCTCCCCGAGCTCCTCGCGGGTCGCGTCGAGCTGCGCCTGCAGGTCGCGCTCGCGCGCGGCCAGGTCGTCGACGCGGCGGGCGAGATTGCGCACCTCGCTCTCGACTTTCGTCTCGTCGCGCTGCGCGCGGAGCACCTCCTGCTCGGCGTTGTGCACCGCCGCCTCGGCCTCGCGGCGTTCGCGCCGCGCCTTCACCTCGTCGGTCGGCGGCGGCGCGACCTCCAGCGGCTCGGGACGACCGCCGCCGACTGCGACGTCGAGATCGACGGGGGTGGATGCCTCGAGCTCGCGGACCAGGCGCCCGGAGGCGACGGCGGCCGCCGCATCCGCGTCGAAGAAGGCGGCCGTGATGGTCTGCTGCACCGCCTCGCCGGTGGCCGGCGTGACCCGCTCGCCGCGCGAGGACGCCAGCCCGACGGCCTCGCGAGCGAGTTGCGCGGTGAGTGCACGGCGCTGGCGCCCCAGCTGCGCGAGGGTCGCGGCATCCAGGTCGTCCTGCGCCTCGCGCAGCTCCTGCGCCAGCTGCAGTGCCTGGCCGAGCTGCACGGTCCGCTCCTGCGCGAAGACGTTCACGACCCACGCGGCGATCGAGGGCTTGCGCAGCGCCTTGATCTGCGCCGCGAGCGCAGAATCCGCGACCTCCGTGGCGCGCGCATTGCGGGCCGCGACGAACGCGTCCGGCGGGCCCGCGTAGAGCTCCGCGGCGATGTCCGCCAGCGATGCGTCGGCCATCGCGTCCTCCCGGCCGTCAGGCGAGCGCCGGTCGCGCGCGCATGAAGAGGCTAACGGGATGCCGCGCCGCCCGCACCGGCATCCCTCCTCCGCCTCTGCGCTAGCCCCAGATCGTGTACCAGGTGCCGTAGACGCCCGCGACGCACATCACCGCCGTCGTGATCCAGCCGAGCCACTGCGCCAGAGGGCCGTTGCGGTACCGGCCCATGATGCCGCGATCGCGGGAGATCAGCATCATGATCACCAGGAACGGGCCGGCCGCGATCCCGTTGACAGTGGCGGACAGCACGAGGATCTGGATCGGGTTGTGGATGAAGACCGCGAGCAGCGTGCCCGCGACGATCCCGACGCCGAGCAGGATGTAGAACAGCGGAGCCTGTTGCGGCGACTTCTCGAGCCCCCACTGCTTGTCGAGCAGGCCGGCCATTCCGGCGGCGCCGGCCGCGGCGAGCACCGGCACGGCCAGGACGCCAGAGCCGATGAAGCCGACCGCGAAGAGCAGACTGGCGTAGCTGCCCGCGATCGGCTGCAGCGCCTTCGCCGCCTCGGCGGCACTGCTGACCGACGTGTGGTGCGCGCCGAGCGTGGCGGCGCTCGCGGCCATGATCGCGAACATGATCAGCGCCGAGAAGACCATGCCCGTGAAGACGTCGATCCTGCCCGTCTTCAGGCGACGCCGAGCGCCCTGCTGCGAGCGGTCGTCGAGCGCCGGAGCGTGGTCGCCGCCGAGGTCCTCGTCCCGCAGCTCCTCGATCCGCTGGGCGGTCTGCCAGAAGAACATGTACGGACTGATCGTCGTGCCGAGCACGGCCACGACCAGAGCCCAGTAGGCGGGCGAGCCCGCGATACTCGCGCCGACCAGGCCTCTGAGTACGTCCGCCCAGTGGACGTGCGTCACGAACAGGACGGCCACGTAGACGAGCAGGACGAGGCAGAGCCACTTGAAGATCCGGCCGATCCACTCGAACGAGCCCGCGACGACCGCGACGCCGATCGCGACCCCCGCGATCGCGGACCACAGCGCCGCGGGGCCGGCGTGGAGCAGCCGCATCCCCTGCCCGATGGCCATCAGATCGGCCCCGAGGTTCAGCGTGTTGGCCACGATGAGCGCGGCGATCAGCACCGCGATGATCGTGCGCGTCCCGTCGTGGAAGCGCCGACGGATCAGCTTGCCGAAGCTGTCGCCGGTCGCGAGCGTCATCCGGTCGCAGATCTCCTGCGTCGCCATCATCATCGGCAGGGTGGCCGGCACGGTCCACAGCATGCTGTTGCCATAGGTCGCACCGGCTTGGGAGTACGTCGCGATCCCCGACGGGTCGTCGTCGGCCGCGCCCGTCACCAGGCCCGGGCCGAGGAGGCCGAAGAAGCGCATCACGGGGTTCCTGCGCTTCTGCGGGCCCTCGTCATCCGTCGGACCCGCTCCGGTTCCTGGTCGTGCCACGACTCCTCCTCTCCCGGAAGCGAAAGTAGTCGCGGGAAAGGGCGGACACAGAGGGCATTGCGTCTGCATCCATCACGCGCTACTGGACGCAGCTGCAGCCCATGGATCGCGTCATCCGCCGTTCGCAACCCCCTGCGGAAACACCGGGCTCGGCGGATAGCCTGCGGTGTCGGATGAATTGGGGAGGCGAGGGCAGCCATGACCGACGACGAGAGCGGCGATGTGGCCCCGGACGGCCGCGACGAGACCGCGGCTCAGCGTGCGGACCGCAATTGGACGGAGATCCTGCAGGAGCTGCGGGTGACCCAGACCGGCACTCAGGTGCTCGCCGGATTCCTGCTGACCGTGGCGTTCCAGGCCAGGTTCCCGCAGCTGCTTGCCTACCAGCAGGTCGTCTACCTGGCCCTTGTCGTCCTTGCGGCGGCGACCACGACCGTGGGGCTCGTGACCGTGAGCCTCCACCGGCGGATGTTCCGGCGGCGACAGAAGCCGGAGCTCGTGCGCCGGGGCGACTTCCACCTCAAGCTCAACCTGGCGCTGCTGAGCCTGCTCAGCGCCGGAGTCGTGTTCTTCCTCTTCGACGTGGTGACGACGCTCCCGATCGCCGTCGTCGCGGGCATCATCGTGGCGCTCGGGATGCTCGGCGGCATGCTGGTCTACCCCTTGGTCACCGTGCGGGGCGGTCCGAGGCAGCGGGGCTGAGGTCGGCACCTCCGGTCAGACGGCGGAATTCTTCCGCCATGGCGCGAGCGAAGTCGTCTCCGGGCACGGTGTCCGCATCGAAATGGACACCGCAGCAGAGCCGCTGGTCGTACGAGACCGCAGCGACCCCCAGCCGGACATTCGCGGCCAACACCGCCACGGGCCACAGCGCGGCTATCGGGGCGCCGGCAAGGCGAAGGGTCCCGGGCGGTCCGGGAACGTTCGTGACGAACCCCGCGACCAGGTGCTGCCGGTGCGCAAGGTGATCCATCATCCGCGCACCGGCGGGACCCCGCATAAGCTCGAGCGTTCCCTGTCCGCGCGCCCGCTCCTTCTCGGACCGGGTCTGGGCGGCGATGAGGCGTAGCCGCACATCGGGGTCCGCCTCCCCTAGCGGCAGGCGCACCAGCATCACTCCGACCCGGTTCGCGACGGTCCCTCGCCGCGGCAGCGCCACGGGCACCGAGACCGGCAGGCGATCGGGGATGGACTCGCCCGCGCGCGAGAGCGCCTTTCGATATCCCGAGGACACGGCGGCAAGGAGGGCATCGTTGATCGTCGCTCCCGCGTCTCGGCTCCGAGCCTCGAGCATGCCGAGATCCGTACTGAGAAAGCGCACACTGCGGTGGGGACTGCGCTCTCCCAGCAGCACCGTCTCGCCGACTTCACGGCCGAAGAGAGTCATCCGCACCCGCTCGAGTCCGTATCCGATCCGAGCCCGGCCATCCGGTCGCTCTCGCCCGCCCGTCAGCGGCGGTGGCGGCGGGTCCGGCCCGACCGGTCCGGCGTGATCGAACAGCCGTTGGATGATCCCGACGGCAGCCATGCCGTCGGCGATGGCATGGTGGATGCGGAGAATCAGACCGACGCCACGGGGGCTCGCTCCGGGAACCAGGAGCAGCTCCCACAACGGACGATCGCGAGGCAGCGGCACGGTCATGAGCTCTCCGCACACTCGCTCGAACCCTGCTGGTCCGTCCACACGGGCGATGCTGCGCACGTGATGATCGAGATCCGGCGTGGCATCGCGCCAGCGATGTCGACGGCCGTGACCGACGGGCACACACCGGAGTTGAGGCAGCTCAACGATCCGCTCGGCGATCACCGTGCGGAGCAGATCCAGATCGGCCTCGCCGTGGCCGAGGAATCCGCCCTCCTCCGGGACGAGCACACCGGCGACAAGGAACACATTGGTCTGACCGGCGTGATCGAGCACGAGATTGGCTTCGTCGACCGGTGCGAGCCGCTGCTCCTGCCGCGACGGCATCTCACGCCACCAGCGCGAGCGCGATGAAGACGAAGATGACGACATCGCTGAGGAAGTGGATCCACCACGCCCAGAAGAGGCCACGCGTCTCCAGCATGGCCTTGCCGAGCATCCACCCCATGAAGATCGAGAGCATCACGCCGAGCGGTCCGCCGGGAGTGCCGAAGTAGTGCGCGGCG
This genomic window contains:
- a CDS encoding pyridoxamine 5'-phosphate oxidase family protein, which encodes MRRRTADCENGPVATQFGEISDRLGRFIAAQHMFFVATAARDGRVNVSPKGLDSLRVLGPNRVVWLNGTGSGNESAAHILDSPRMTLMFCALSGKPLILRLYGTARAIHEGDTEWEELVGLLPPMRGARNIFDVDIDLVQTSCGFGVPLFDYQEQRTLMDSWAAHKGPDGLRRYQHEKNGYSIDGFPTGWPDPGADGFEVESAS
- a CDS encoding aldose 1-epimerase family protein; amino-acid sequence: MPAPLSGTQFTLTRGADTAVVASIGASLRSFQHNGRDLVVPYEADALRPGYRGVTLVPWPNRVVDGRYTFGGQEEQLPLTEPARGHSLHGLAVWLDYRAVSVGEDRVRLEAVVEAQTGYPYRVGIETTFTLSADGLVQTVRATNLSDEPAPFGTGPHPYLVAGAGRVDDWTLDLPAASVLHVDERLAPTVLRPVDDGDPQRFDFRIPRTIAGAAIDHAYTDLQRDDAGIATVRLTDADGRGVAMRWDAACPWVQIHTADLDPANPAHRAGLAVEPMTCAPDAFNAPVYPFDTGLVVIEPGQSFEAGWTISAID
- a CDS encoding transposase, with product MADASLADIAAELYAGPPDAFVAARNARATEVADSALAAQIKALRKPSIAAWVVNVFAQERTVQLGQALQLAQELREAQDDLDAATLAQLGRQRRALTAQLAREAVGLASSRGERVTPATGEAVQQTITAAFFDADAAAAVASGRLVRELEASTPVDLDVAVGGGRPEPLEVAPPPTDEVKARRERREAEAAVHNAEQEVLRAQRDETKVESEVRNLARRVDDLAARERDLQAQLDATREELGEAKSRAPELDERRTAAGDAVAGAQRDLEAARTALDRLGG
- a CDS encoding Nramp family divalent metal transporter; translation: MARPGTGAGPTDDEGPQKRRNPVMRFFGLLGPGLVTGAADDDPSGIATYSQAGATYGNSMLWTVPATLPMMMATQEICDRMTLATGDSFGKLIRRRFHDGTRTIIAVLIAALIVANTLNLGADLMAIGQGMRLLHAGPAALWSAIAGVAIGVAVVAGSFEWIGRIFKWLCLVLLVYVAVLFVTHVHWADVLRGLVGASIAGSPAYWALVVAVLGTTISPYMFFWQTAQRIEELRDEDLGGDHAPALDDRSQQGARRRLKTGRIDVFTGMVFSALIMFAIMAASAATLGAHHTSVSSAAEAAKALQPIAGSYASLLFAVGFIGSGVLAVPVLAAAGAAGMAGLLDKQWGLEKSPQQAPLFYILLGVGIVAGTLLAVFIHNPIQILVLSATVNGIAAGPFLVIMMLISRDRGIMGRYRNGPLAQWLGWITTAVMCVAGVYGTWYTIWG
- a CDS encoding DUF6328 family protein, producing the protein MTDDESGDVAPDGRDETAAQRADRNWTEILQELRVTQTGTQVLAGFLLTVAFQARFPQLLAYQQVVYLALVVLAAATTTVGLVTVSLHRRMFRRRQKPELVRRGDFHLKLNLALLSLLSAGVVFFLFDVVTTLPIAVVAGIIVALGMLGGMLVYPLVTVRGGPRQRG
- a CDS encoding WS/DGAT domain-containing protein, which codes for MTLFGREVGETVLLGERSPHRSVRFLSTDLGMLEARSRDAGATINDALLAAVSSGYRKALSRAGESIPDRLPVSVPVALPRRGTVANRVGVMLVRLPLGEADPDVRLRLIAAQTRSEKERARGQGTLELMRGPAGARMMDHLAHRQHLVAGFVTNVPGPPGTLRLAGAPIAALWPVAVLAANVRLGVAAVSYDQRLCCGVHFDADTVPGDDFARAMAEEFRRLTGGADLSPAASDRPAR